From the Xyrauchen texanus isolate HMW12.3.18 chromosome 49, RBS_HiC_50CHRs, whole genome shotgun sequence genome, one window contains:
- the slc35b4 gene encoding UDP-xylose and UDP-N-acetylglucosamine transporter → MNTLFAITLVFVGCCSNVVFLEFLVRDFPGCGNIVTVAQFALIALEGFIFETNFGRKKPQIPMRNYVIMVTMFFTISVINNYALNFNIAMPLHMIFRSGSLIANMILGIIILKKRYSKSKYLSIVLVSMGIFICTIMSAKQVNVEKGATEEEGVHAFLHWLLGIGMLTFALLMSARMGIFQETLYKQYGKHSKEALFYNHCLPLPGFLLLSTDIYKHAVLFSQSAPVEIPVIGQSMPVMWFYLLMNVITQYVCIRGVFILTTECASLTVTLVVTLRKFLSLIISILYFRNPFTAWHWVGTAVVFLGTLLYTEVLSNILTAIKGEKAEKKAE, encoded by the exons ATGAATACGCTCTTTGCGATCACTTTGGTGTTCGTTGGGTGCTGTAGCAATGTTGTTTTTTTGGAATTTTTGGTGCG GGATTTCCCTGGATGTGGAAACATTGTCACAGTCGCCCAGTTTGCCCTCATTGCATTGGAGGGATTCATATTTGAGACCAACTTCGGACGCAAAAAGCCACAGATTCCCATGAG GAATTATGTGATCATGGTGACCATGTTCTTTACCATCAGCGTGATCAACAACTACGCTCTCAATTTTAACATTGCAATGCCCCTGCATATGATCTTCAGATCC GGATCTCTCATTGCTAACATGATACTCGGTATTATCATCTTGAAGAAAAG ATATTCCAAGAGTAAATATCTCTCCATTGTGCTGGTGTCTATGGGCATTTTCATCTGCACTATCATGTCGGCCAAGCAAGTG AACGTTGAGAAGGGCGCCACAGAGGAAGAGGGAGTTCATGCCTTCCTGCATTGGCTTCTTG gTATCGGGATGCTTACTTTTGCATTGCTGATGTCTGCTAGAATGGGTATTTTCCAAGAAACTCTGTACAAACAGTATGGCAAACACTCCAAGGAAGCTTTATTTTACAAT CACTGTCTGCCGTTACCTGGGTTCCTCCTGCTGTCGACCGACATCTACAAACACGCCGTGCTCTTCAGTCAGAGCG CTCCGGTGGAAATCCCTGTGATTGGTCAGTCCATGCCAGTCATGTGGTTTTACCTGCTGATGAACGTCATCACCCA GTACGTTTGTATTCGTGGTGTGTTCATTCTGACGACGGAGTGCGCGTCACTCACGGTTACGCTGGTGGTGACGTTACGCAAATTCCTGAGTCTCATTATCTCCATCCTGTACTTCCGGAACCCGTTCACGGCCTGGCACTGGGTGGGCACAGCTGTGGTGTTCCTGGGAACATTGCTGTACACGGAGGTGTTGTCCAACATTCTCACTGCAATCAAAGGAGAGAAAGCAGAAAAGAAGGCAGAGTGA